GCGACCCGCACTCCCGCACAGGGCTGGCTCTCCCCGCAGCTCTGCTTATTCTGCCTCTGAGAAGCTGTCTAGTCACAGGGAGCGTTACCGGGAGGGCTGCCTTCAGCAAAGAAGCCCTGAAATCCAGGAAAGGCCAATTGCCAAGAACCATCCTGCGGCTGCTACCGACACGTCTACTCTGCCAAATAGCATGCGGGGCCGTAAACCATGCTCTGGAGTCCAAATCAGTAGGCAAAGCGCAGCCCGGACCGCACGCTCGGACATCTCAGAGCGTGACAACCACCTCAATTACACGAAAACAAGATAATAAAAGTGGGAACGATAACATACCGAAAAGAATAAAGAGGCTTTGGGGTGTGACTCTCTTTAGAGGACAGCAGAGCAAGGCAGCGAGggacagggaaagggagaggTCAGGGGGCGAGTTGGAATCGTCCACCACGAGGAGGCAGCCCCGCAGGCGTGCAGGTTGATGGATGATGAAGTTGTCAGGATGTTAATATTCAAGGGCAGGTTGGTTTCCGGAGAGCAGGGTTTGAGggggaattttgtttttatttatttatggttttgttttgtttcaagcaACAACAGGAAGCAGAAGTACCGTGCAGTCAGTTGGCAAAGAAATTCCGGATcagggcaagaaaaaaaattgggaaaggggaaggggagaaaagaaaaaaagtagcaaaAACACAGGTCAgtaaatacataagaaaacacGCGGCGTCCCATCAGTCAAGACCACACACACTACGAGCCACACGCCGGGCGGACAGCAGGAGCGCCCCCCGCGGGGAGGAGACGGTGCCcgccccccccactcccccaaccAGGCCCTCCAGGAACTGTCTCCCCGGGGCCCGCACCAGGGCCTCCAGTCAGGCTCACTGGGGTGGCTGTTAGCGGAGAGCTTGGCTAGAGGAGCTGGGACAGGGCTCGAGAGGCCGCGAGTCACACGTGCTCAGACAGGCAAGAAAGCAGCTCGTTAAAATAAACAGGAACCCGTCTCTCAAGAATCAAAATATCTCGAGCCTGTAtcatttcatcccagctcccTGAGCTGAACTTGGCCACCGAGACAAGCGCAGGCCCGGCTGCCACCTCAGGGACCGTGGCTGGTGGCCTCGGCTtgcaccccctccccagaggcGCCCCGCAGGCCCCTGCAGACCGAGGTTGGTTGGGCTCGAAATTGCAAGACTGCTCTCGTGGACACCAAATACTTCAACTCTCAGCATCATGGAATTAGGAACGTACATTGAGATGTTAAGGAAAACAGGAGAACTCCAAGCGCTGCGGAAAGGACGCAGCAGTGAGTGACGTCAGTGCAGAGAGGAGAACAGCGTGACACCTGCAGGCACTGGCCGGGCCAGGGGCCCCGGCTCCAGGGGCCCcagtgcctgggggaggggctcagTCTACACTAGGACCTGAGAGCAAACTCCCGACTCCTACTTCCGGAAGGACAGCCTAGAAGAGCCACGTACCTCGGGGTTGAGGTTGCTGACCAGCAGGACAGCGTTTCCTGCCCCTGCCAGGCCCGGGATAGCGATCCGgcccgctgccgccgccgctgccgccgccgacGGGATAGCCAGAGGAGCCAGGGCCCCATGCACGTTAGGGACGGAGAGGCCTGGAGGGAAGAGGTGGTCAGATAAGCAGCGGTGCCCACCTTCTCCACCGAGACAGAAACGCGGGTCCTGCCCATCCTCATGCAAACGGAGACacgtggggggggcggggagcggcTGGCCCAGCAGGACGCCTGCGGCTCCTCCACGCTTCTCGTGGCACAGACCGTGCTGGCTTGACCGTCTACATGCGCCAAACAGCACAGAAAGCTCCGGCTCCTTGGATGCAGGATCGAGCCCAGCGGCCTCGGCCGTGCTTGCATGCAGGCGCCCGTCACCATGCAAGTGGCACGCCGGGCGGGACAACAGGCTCAGGACTGTCACGTAGGTGGGCACCTGGCCCCCGGGAGGGATGCTCAGGTGTGCCCGCCCAGCTCTCGCCGCTCCGCTTACCGGGCCACTTAAATGCATCTACGAGGGGCCACCCCTCCAACCACCGTGCGCTGGTCCTCGCCGGACGCTTGAAGGGAACCAGACCAGAGACTGTGGGGTCAGCGGGCTCTCTGCACGACCCTGCGCTACGACTGCCCTGTCCAAGCTCCGTGGGGAACCTGGAGGCCTGCGCCCAGGAAGGTGGGCTCCCCCCGTGACTGCACCACGTCGGCTGTCGTGGAAGCAGAGCTACGGGAGAGGTGTGGGCATGCAGAGTCGGTGGTAGGGACGAGTGTTTGAATACCTGCGGCTTGAGGAATTGCAAAGGTGGGAGGGAAACCAGCTCCTGCATACGGAGAGGCTGACATTATACCAGGcgcacctagaaacaaatgagacaCTAATCATCGCACCCATGGGTGCGAGCCGGCTGCCAGTGCCCCACCCGGCGGGTTCTGGGCTGGTGCTGTGTGGGCATCCGGGACACGGGTGCTGACCTCCCCGGGTGCGGAGCTGGGAGCCTAGGACTGAGCTACGtgtcctgccccccaccccaccccgccccgccgccgcTGTCCTGCCACCGGGCATCTTACCAAAGGCTGCAGCCATGGTCTGGTCCAGCGAGGGCTGGCTGTCGCCGGATGGCAGATCGGGGCGCGTGTAGTCGCGGCTCTTGTCATTGTTGTACTTGACGTTGAGGCTGGTGAGCTTGGAGAAGTCGATGCGCAGGGTGCAGCAGGCGTTGTAGATGTTCTGGCCGTCCAGCGACTGCGGGGACAGCGAGAGGGCTGTGAGTGGGGGCCTGGCGGCCGGCGGCGCAGCTGCCCCGGGGACCACTCACCAGCTTGGCGTGCTGGGCGCTCACGGGGTCGGCGTACTGCAGCAGCGCCTGGAACTGATTGTTCTTGGTGAAAGTGATGATTTTCAGGACGGTGCCGAACTTGGAGAAGATCTACAGGAAGAGGGTGGCCAGGTGGGGTTGGCCTCAGCCCGGGAACCGGCCCCCACCGGCAGGCCAGCACCGCCCCGCCGCGCCCCGCCTCACCTGGTGAAGCACGTCCAGGGTCACCGGGTAGAAGAGGTTCTCCACGATGATCCTGAGCACCGGGCTCTGGCCAGCCATCGCCATCCCCGCGTCCACCGCCGCGGCCGAGGCAGCCAGGGCCAGGTTTCCCGACTGGACTGAGTTCACCGCCTGCAGGGCTGCCTGGGCCCGCTGTGGGGGCAGAGCCGTGAGTCCCACAGGCCTCAAGGCCACCACCCGCCCTCCCCGCCTGCCCGCACCCCAGGGCACGCACCGCCTGGTTGGGCGAGCTGTCCGTCTTGAGCTCCTTGTGGTTGGAGAACTGGATATAGATGGGCTGGCCACGCAATACGGGCGTCACCGATGTATAGTAGTTCACCATGGTGTTGGCAGCCTCCTCCGTGTTCATCTCGATgaaggcctgggggcaggggtcgTGTGTGAGCCAGGCCCAGACCCGGGGGGCCCGGCGACCACCCCAGAAAAAGCCTAGGCCCTGTACCTGGTTCTTCCCTTTCAGCATCAAGAGATTGGTGACCTTCCCGAAGGGCAGCCCCAAGGAGATGACCTCCCCCTCCGTGACATCACTGGGCAGCTTTCGGATGTGGATCACCCTGGAGGGCACGCCTGTGCTCCTGTTGTCCCCCTTGAACTTCTTGCTGTCGTTTCCATTTGCTGCAAAAGGATAGTGTGCGTGGCACAAGGCACTTCCCAGCTCCCCTAGAGCAAGGGACCCCTCTCCTGGCATCGACTTCCTCCCAGCTCTGGGAGGCTGCTGGGACGGGGAGGTCTCCACACCTGGCTCCCGGGGAAGTGAGGCTCAAGGTCACCAAGGCCAGGACCAACCACCCCAAGTGCGCtcctcagagccacagaggaagtGCTCCCAGGTAGGGCTACAGTTAGGGTTACCTGTGGAAGCGGAATTACTGCTCATGATAAAGGGTCCGTTAGTGACACAGGCAGAGAAGAGCTCGTCAGATCCCCGCTGGAAGAGAGGGGCGGGTTGGAACCGAGCGGCGTCTTCACCGCAGCGCCCCCCAACCCTCCCTGCAGGGCCCCAGTGGTTCTGCACTCAAGACACAGCTCCTCTCCCCACCTGCGGAGCCCTTGGGGGTCTTTCCCCAGGCAGGGCCAGCGTCTCGTCCCCTACAGGGGCTCTGCATGGGCTCAGGCTGGCTACCCCCGAGGCTCGGCCGTCGTGCTCTCGATCACGGCAGAGCCGCTCAAGGCCCACGAGGACAAAGCCCCCTTGTCACACACACTGCAGCCACCCGCTCAGCCGCAGGAGTCTGTCCTACTTTCCAGCCTGAGGAAACCGGAGCCCGATGACCAGAAAGGCCACCTCTCCAGGCGGCGGGCACCTTGGTGACAAACAAGCAGGAAGCTCCCGAAGTGCCCAGCCCGTTCTCTTTCCAGAAAGGGCTAGCTGACTCATTAATTTCAATCTAATTGAATCACTCCCAGAACCAGTTAAGATCGAGCCCAGGGTGAAGAAGCAGACGGGAGGGGGGGGGGCCCTTCTGCCGGGCAAGGACAAAACCCCACCCGAGGGGCAAGGAGACCCCACTGGGACCAGGAGGCTCCCCTCTAACAACTTCCGGACACGAAACCGGTGGCCTGAGAAGAGCTTCCCTGCCCTAGGTGGCCCGCGGCCTCCCGGCAGGAACAGCAAAAACAGCCGTTCTCAGGGCCAGACCCTCCAACTGCCATTGTCACCAGCTCATCCCTCCTCAAGAACACCTTATCTCTGCCCTTCCCTCAGGCCAGCTTAACTGCCACTTACAAACAAGCACGCCAGACAGCCAGCTGGGGCCTCCCCACCTTCCCGCGGTCTGCGGTCTAGCAGCGAAGGTGAGTGGGACCtcacaccccaccctgcccctcgaGACAAGCCGAAGGAAGCCGAGGAGGTTCACGGTCTGCCCCTCAGGACAGGAATCGGGCACGTGCCAACGCTGCTGGGCGCAAACAGCATGCTCTGGGCCGCCCTGGCTGCTAGGCCACCTGCTACAGGCATGACCCTGAACCCAGACCCCACGCCGGGTGGGCATCTGCAggggcctccccaccccccggctcCCCAGGGCTCAGGGCTGAGATGGATGCGCAGAGGGCCAGCACCTGAGCCCGTGGAGAAGCTGCAAAGGCTCAGACCCCTGCCTGTTCTTAGAGTCAAGAAATGGACCCAGAACCGCAGACCGCTTATGGGCTAGAATTTGTTATAATgaagcaaaatgttaaaaaacccCAAGCACTCCAGGCTGACCTGGACCTGTCACGCCCCAGCTCACTTTCCCCAAGTGGACCTGGGCGCTTCAAGGTTCAGAGCAGTATACCAGCCCCAGCCATGAACGAAGGGCCACATGAGAACCCAGGCAGAATGCCCCTAAGCCACCGAGGACAGAGTCCCCCCTAAGTGGTAGGAATGTGGACTTGGAGCCCTGACCCACCCCTGGCACACAAA
This DNA window, taken from Physeter macrocephalus isolate SW-GA unplaced genomic scaffold, ASM283717v5 random_1270, whole genome shotgun sequence, encodes the following:
- the PTBP1 gene encoding polypyrimidine tract-binding protein 1 isoform X1; the encoded protein is MDGIVPDIAVGTKRGSDELFSACVTNGPFIMSSNSASTANGNDSKKFKGDNRSTGVPSRVIHIRKLPSDVTEGEVISLGLPFGKVTNLLMLKGKNQAFIEMNTEEAANTMVNYYTSVTPVLRGQPIYIQFSNHKELKTDSSPNQARAQAALQAVNSVQSGNLALAASAAAVDAGMAMAGQSPVLRIIVENLFYPVTLDVLHQIFSKFGTVLKIITFTKNNQFQALLQYADPVSAQHAKLSLDGQNIYNACCTLRIDFSKLTSLNVKYNNDKSRDYTRPDLPSGDSQPSLDQTMAAAFGAPGIMSASPYAGAGFPPTFAIPQAAGLSVPNVHGALAPLAIPSAAAAAAAAGRIAIPGLAGAGNAVLLVSNLNPERVTPQSLFILFGVYGDVQRVKILFNKKENALVQMADGSQAQLAMSHLNGHKLHGKPVRITLSKHQNVQLPREGQEDQGLTKDYGNSPLHRFKKPGSKNFQNIFPPSATLHLSNIPPSISEDDLKILFSSNGGIVKGFKFFQKDRKMALIQMGSVEEAIQALIDLHNHDLGENHHLRVSFSKSTI
- the PTBP1 gene encoding polypyrimidine tract-binding protein 1 isoform X2; its protein translation is MDGIVPDIAVGTKRGSDELFSACVTNGPFIMSSNSASTANGNDSKKFKGDNRSTGVPSRVIHIRKLPSDVTEGEVISLGLPFGKVTNLLMLKGKNQAFIEMNTEEAANTMVNYYTSVTPVLRGQPIYIQFSNHKELKTDSSPNQARAQAALQAVNSVQSGNLALAASAAAVDAGMAMAGQSPVLRIIVENLFYPVTLDVLHQIFSKFGTVLKIITFTKNNQFQALLQYADPVSAQHAKLSLDGQNIYNACCTLRIDFSKLTSLNVKYNNDKSRDYTRPDLPSGDSQPSLDQTMAAAFGLSVPNVHGALAPLAIPSAAAAAAAAGRIAIPGLAGAGNAVLLVSNLNPERVTPQSLFILFGVYGDVQRVKILFNKKENALVQMADGSQAQLAMSHLNGHKLHGKPVRITLSKHQNVQLPREGQEDQGLTKDYGNSPLHRFKKPGSKNFQNIFPPSATLHLSNIPPSISEDDLKILFSSNGGIVKGFKFFQKDRKMALIQMGSVEEAIQALIDLHNHDLGENHHLRVSFSKSTI